In the Cucurbita pepo subsp. pepo cultivar mu-cu-16 chromosome LG17, ASM280686v2, whole genome shotgun sequence genome, AACATAGGCTTCCAATGCAGTATTTGAAGGATTAATATGGAGAATCATTTTCTGACTTGAAGTGGTTGTGTAAATATGACGGAGTTTCCACAACAATATAGATCCTTCCCAAatcattacaaataataaaatagcaCTTGAGACAAGCATGCTAAAATAATGCACATAAAGCATGAAAATTCACCTCCAAAAAGGCGCAAGGTTCATTAAGATCATTGTTGATTTCAAAGTGATAGGCCTTCAGAGGTCCAAATGCAGCAACAATATTCTTAAGCTGGAGAATaacattaaagaaataatcaccGGAATGTACGCAGCAAAGTGAAAACTGTTGCAAGAGGTAAAGATCATACACAAGGTATGATTAAGTGCAAggcaaataaaatatttcctCGAATTACCATTTCAGATGATATTCTATTAGAGATCCCAGCAACAATAATCTGCAACAAGATCAAACATAGACTAAGCAGACATGACTATAAAATAAGCTCACTAAGAGCAATAATAACTCAATAAACTTATTCAAGTTTACACATCAATCACTTAATAGGACACGAACAGTTTAGTTCGTTAATAGTAATGATTCTACTATGTAGGCATCTTCGATGCTCTTACGAAGATGTATGGTGCATAATTCATCAAAACAGCCCCCACCCCCTCAACAAATCAGAAAAGTGATACTTAAGTAACCAGGGAGTACCACCCAGACTATagaaaatcaaatagaaaaacatTTACCCATAAATATCTCTTGGCAATGCTGCTAAAAGTTTTTAACCATAAGAATATAACAACTACACCGACCAGACAATAAGGggaaaaaacattttttaagaaattttctaCAGTACCATGAATTGTAATCCATGAGGACATTTCAGTCACTGCTGCCTCTCATGAATGTGCTATTGAACattttaatatcaaatattttatattgtaTCTCTGTGAGAAGACCTAAAAACCTCAGCTATTTGGATCCTGATTTGGAAAGAGCCCaagataaatttttaaaatggaaatatataAACGCAAAAGGAGTGGAAATTCTATTCAGAAACTTCCTTGGGAGAGGCCGAGAGGAACCAGGAAGGGGTTAACCACTCAGTAAATATGGGAAAAGGCTTCTTTATCTTCAGCTAAAGGGGTCTTGGTATTGTTAATATTTGGAACAACCAGGAAACGGATTAGGAAAATGGTTTAAAGTAAAATGTGCACAAGTACTGAGCTGATTAATGAGAACTGAATAACTGATCATTCTATCTTCCTTGAAGATCCAAAGGGTCAGTAATGTAATGGGAAGAATCATCATGGTAAGAACCTCCTTAGCTGGGTTGTATGTCTGGTGCAGTCTAGGGAGTAGAATTGTCCACGAttagaagaaaacagaaagctaattgaatttaattaacaagCTGTTAACTATTTGACTAATGAACAACTAACAGCATAAAAGTGGCTCTGGAAGAAATTTTGCCAGGAGAAAGCCACAATTTTTTGTGCTCAGCAAGCTCAAGGGAGTTACCAACACAGCAGACAGCATCcaacaaagaaataatttgACTCATCTCAAGCCAAGGTAGTCTGAGAAGTTTATAAGAAAGAGTGAGGGTTTAAACCGTTTGTTTATTTGCAGACCCTTTATATAGAATGTTCATGCCGAAGGATGACGAATTTGGTATTTTCCGTGTTGATGCAGTAATCTTTAGAcattttcttgttcaaatTTTACACAATCATTTCGGGAagagaattagggttttatgGACTAACATTGTGAAAGGATAGCCCCCCCCCCCCCCNTTTGTTTCAGTGGGGAGCACCACCCCGAGTGtggagaaaattttcatccatttggATGTTTTTGGTCCTAAAGAGGATATATTGTGACCTTTATGGTAATGTTTGCTTTTAAGAAAAAGTATTTCTCTAACCCCcccccacacacacacacacacacaaaaaaccctaaaagcTAGACTTCACTCCCTCATCAAGCAATAGTATCATTCTACTACAGTGTCAATAATTCAAATACGTACCTTATTTGGTGAGTCCTCAACAACATCACTGATTTTATTTACTACTGCCACTGACTTTTCCAGGTCACCAGTCTGCATGAAAATAGCAACTGTCTGAAAACCTGCTACATGATAGTAACCACAATAGACCTCAGAAACTGAAATAACATGGTTGAAGAAACATATTCTATATACGGCCAAGAAAACATGAGCAAAATTTACAAAGCTGAGATACTAATTTGCgtgggagaaaaaaaaggaaaaagaaaaacaggtTTCACAAGGGGACAAAAGGGGTGTTGAGTGATAACCTCAAACCTGCTACTGAATCCCTCAAACATAAAATACAGACATGCAATGACAAGTATACGGATGTTTGCATCTAAATATCGCataaaaatagattttcaaCTAATCATTCCATAGTTGGGCATTTTTTGTCAAATGGCTCtacataaacaaaatataatttctcaCTCTCAAGATCAGTCCTTGAGTTACATGTTTCTGGTTTAATAAGGTATCAATAGCAAGAGTTCTTATTCCAGTTTGTATGTCTTGATTTTAAGTTCTCAATAGCCGGAGCCTGAATATCTACCGCTTTTAACCTTACTAATAGGGGCGTGCACACTGATTTACATGCAAATGTTCAGggtttttcttataaaattatgaggTACCACACATCTTCCTTCATAATCACTTAGAGCCCTCCTCAATTCATAGGTCCTCCCAAGCATATCCTTTCTTGTAGGAACATCCAAAATTGATCCATGCGCTTGGTGAGATCCCCTAGTTCAATAGTGATACCACTAGAAAGTCAACAATCCGTACATTCTCCTTCTCAAGATTTAGGGAAATGCCTTCTAACCATTGACAGACTCCACAATTCCACAACTTGATTCTCcttaagtttataaatacatgaaattCCATCTTCAACTAACATTTCTCAACCAATCTCATACACTTGTGAACTCACCCCTTGAACGGAAGACTCGATTAAATATAAGGCATCCGACTTCCTTCTAACCAAAATTCTAAAGAACATAGAAAGAGAGGACAACCCAGAACTAGTTTTTTGTCCCAGAAAAGAGGATGCAAAATGGCTTCCATTGTCATGCCATGACAATCCTTCATGGGTGCAACTACTATACCCAAGAACTAGCACAAACAtaacaaaatcttcaaaagcCGCATTCCTCCACTTATGCAACCTTCTCTACCCTTTCCACCACTGCATCCAAACATTGTTTCAATGGGACCATCCCCAACTCGCATAACTAAACATAGCATAGACCATTTCCAACACTACAAGTCATTCTAGCATCCACATTTTGCACCTACTAAACTAAAATATGTATCCCCATGATTGAGAACTTACTTAAATCGGaaattctcatatttttttctaaccaATTTTCTAGAGAACAGGAAGGAAAAAGCTACCACAAACCTCCCCTGTTCGAGAAAAAGATGTAAGACAATTTCATCTAAATCCAGAATTACAGGCACAACATACTTTCAAATCAAAAGAAGACaaattgtaaacaaaaacataactAGCACAGCATACTTGGACAACaattgtaaacaaaaacataactaacttcaataaaaaaaataaaatgcagtcatgaaagatgaaaaatgGTCTCCAACAATAAGAAGATAGTCATGCGGAGGGCCCATATCCCAGGAAACCACAGCTTAACAATTCTAGGTTTGCCTTACAACTAGACCACTTGTGCAATCAATGGAAATTGTATAATATCTTGAGAGTATCATAGAGAATGGAGATGGTAAAAAATTCTGGATGTTTATTCTTACTACAAGCTCGACATAATCCTTTGGTCGCCGAATCCTTAGAATGGAACCAGAGAAGTCACTTCCATCAAATGAAAGTGCTGCTGAAGCATCCTCAGGCGTAAGAAATTCAACAAGAGCTTGCCCCCTATCTTTGTGTATCTGCACAAGTGGTGTTATGCACCAAAACTCACATCAGACAACATCATAACAAAATAGCTACACACGTTAGAAACATGGAATAAAAGCACTTACAATACAACTAATACATGGCTGGGTTCCTTCAATGTGATTAACACCTGAAGATGTAAGAAAACCATTCAGGCAATCAATGATTGCTTTCTCAGATGGAGAATGTGGTAAGTTTTCAATATAAAGCCTCCTCATTGGCCGGGTTGCCTGTGTCAGCTGAATTGAATCAACAGAAGCATTTGTCTTCGTTGCTAGATTATTTGAAGAAACCCCTGATAAAGATTTCCCCATGGCTAGAGAAAAGAGAGCACCACCAGATGGATCATTACTAATGCCTGAGGAGACTGTAGGATTTGACGGCTGAAAGTTGGAAGTAACTGAACCAGAAAATAATCCAACCTTTTCTGCTGGAAGAAGATCCAacccttcatttttcttctctggtGATCGAACAGGTGGAGTCTTGACAGCAGATTCAGTTCTTCTCTTTCTAGGTGAATAGCCACCAAGCCCACTTCTTGTTGACCCAGAATGCCGCCTGTATTGGCTACTGGAACTGTTGGTGAAATCCCCTATTCTATCACTATCAGAATGCCATCTTCCAGACTTCTTTACATGAGAATCTAATGGCAACTCCTTCTGCCTGGCTAATTTAGTTGAGGACTTGGGTGGCCTTGGAGAAAGTGAACCAGATTTTTTATGTTTACTTTGATGATCTAGGCTTCTTTTTCGTCTTTTTTTCAATCTAGAATCTTCATGATGTGAACTTAACAATATTTTagcttcctttctttctttactttcTAGGTCATGATGTTTACCATGATcatgtttctttgaaatgtgCCTGTCTCTGTTCCTGTCATCATCACCATGTTGATATTTTCTCTTACTTTCTCTTTCAGATTTCCCCTTACCACGATCTTCACGCCTATCCTTGCCAGCTGCATCTCTTGAATGCCTCTTTCCagtttcattttcaatgtCAATCCTTGATCGCTCATCATTTTTTCCCCAACCAAGGTTTTCCTGGCCATACTTTTGTCTTTTATCCTTTCCATTTGTGTCATGCTTCAGCTTACCTATCAGTGTCAATCCAGATCCATAGTTATTTCTGTCACTCCTGATCACCATATTGTCCTTCAACAATGTCtcctcttttttccttcttgagcTAATCCTGGCTGATTCCTCCAATGGGAGATTTTGGACATCAAGAGAAGAACCTCTACTGTGACGAAAATGCCTTTCCGATTCACGATTGGCAGTAATGTGCTTATCTATGCTTTCCCTTCTTGAATGGCTACCTGTATCACCCCCATCATTAGCAGCTGACTCTTTATTCTTCCTCCTAAGCATAATATCTTCAAAGCTGAATGGCCTAGTCCGAGCTGCACTTTCGTCATTAGAGTTGTACAGGCTCTGTTTAGCACTGGTTCTACTGTATTGTTTTGAGCAGCTATATGTGCTCATCGGCCCCCACTTAAACAGAGGATATAATGAAACAATTAATGCTCAAACAAAGTCCACATTGACCAGGTACAGGAGACCAAGAAGCGGTCAAGGTGGAAAGCCTCAGTGCTAGGTACTTGCATATTCAAAAATCCTACGACCCAATAAATACTCATGTTAAGAATAAACCTAAAGAAAACGCCAATACAAAAACCACACCTCgcaaaaatcaaaacttaacCCCGCAAGCTACAATGCAGACAAAATTTACTTGAAGACGACGGTTTACAACGAGCCTCTCATTTTTCCCACTTCGTAATCGCTCATTACTCAAGTTGACAACTAGAAGACACAACCCAAAGATTGAACCATGCGTCCTTGGACCACTCAAAGAAGAATTACGCCATCTTTTTTCCTACTTAACTATCCTGCAGGAAACCAAAACCTCCAATTAGCCTAGTCAGACAAGAAACGAATCACGTAAAAACCACTAACATGAAAGGAAATAAACGACTAATCTCCCATCTAATCCCATTCTCCATAATTTCTCGAGCTCGAAACAAGAACAGTATTAACTAACTCAAACCAAAACCATCGATAGCTCGGGAGGATTAAGTGAGAACTGCAGCAAGCAACACAAGAATccaggagaaaaaaaaaaaaaaaaatcagagagAAAGATGTAGCAGTGTTACCTTAGATAGAAGGCGGGAATGAAAGTAGAAATGCGAAAGCGGCGATGGCGAAGGGACAGATCTCAGTTGCAGCTTCTGAGGCAATCTCGAAGGAGAACGcgggaaggagaaggagaaaaaacCTAAATTCAGGGTTTGGATTGGTGTGggcaaagaaaaaattgaggGTTTTTTTGTCTGCAATTTCAGTGCGCAGTCACTCGCCGTCGTGGAACGATCTCTCCCTCCCCAACTCACCCGCCGCGTGGATCGTTTAAATCAATTATCCATACAATTTCCTTTTactattacaaattttaaattataatttatagcttatatattatttcaattttaatttaggttAATTTTACCAAtcattcataaattatttttatcccccaaattttttaattaattttagtttatgggtctaaaatcttctttcataaactttcaaagtttaataatatttttttaaaaatttaaaattttaaaaaatacattcaaTTTtggatagaaaatataaataatttgtttcaaaaatacccttgtAATAAACTattaatgtttcaaaaatactaaattaaaaaaatataaattaatactttttaattaaaaaagaaaaaaacacccacaaaaatttaatactagagcctaaaaaaaattaaaataaattatcgtCTATTGATATCTCATAGATTATTTGCGGACGTTTTAATATTAACTTGAAAAGTTGATGAGTATTTTTGAGATGTGATATTAATTATGGTTGACTAAACTAAAATTTCTCGTGTAAAATTATTAAGTCaacttttttctaaataaaataaataaataaataacgaatcatatttattaatatttaacccaaaaaaaaaattaatgtaatatttgGACACCCTGTTTTTCTCTTCctgaaataaatttattagaaaacaaaaaatattgggCCTTAGTTGGGCTTAGGAGAGTGTGAGCCATGAATGACTTAGTTGGGCTTAGTTGGGCTTACAAACTAGAAATATTGGGCCCGATAAATACTTTTGGAAACGTGGGCTTGAGGCCCAATAACAGTAAACCTAGTAACCGAATGTCAGAATTTGTTATGAATGCCTTATCTAGGaccaatgttttttttttttttttttttttaaagatttattgtaattttaaatataacatgcaaatatagtattttaaattaattaacacattattatttatttttgtattatattttcttctaattcttttaattgtgCATTCATGGTATGAActtaaatacatttattagctgtaatttaatttttctaaaaaattcaataatacccCTGTAATTTGTCACAGATAAATCTATTATAGCTAGATATCCAATAAATGAGGAGAGAATCTCGACAAgaatgcaataaaaaaaatttataatctacCATAGCAAAATTGATTAGGTTCGTGCATAAGACTTCCAGGCTTCCAGATTACCTAAAAAgagcattaaaatttaaatagtatcaaagtcaaacaccgtacgatgtgccaacgaggacgttgggccctgaaggtgggtaaattgtgagatctcacatcggttggagagaagaatgagtgtcagctaggatgttgggccttgaaaggattgtgagatcccacattgattggagaggggaacgagcgCTAATAAGGACACTGGACTCAAAagggggatgaattgtgagatctcacatcggttcgggaggagaacgaaacattctttataagggtatgaaaacctctccctagaagacgcgttttaaaatcctagagagaaagtccgaaagggaaaagtaCAAAGATGGCAATATCTGAAATGACTCAAGTATGTTTTCTTAACCAATCATGACCTACAGACCACCATCCGAAACGTTCCGAGTGGCTCGTGTTTCAAAAACCCATATTTGATCGAAGATTCCTTTTCActaaccaaaaaaaagaagggagaagaaaattgaaagagtGGAGGCAATAAGTGTCAATTGCTTCCCTAAAAAAGGTTCCAATAACAAAGGTGGTAGGGAGTTGTCAAAGGTGATGGAGacttgaagaaatttttggTTGAAACCCTAAATGATTACGACTCCATATTATGCGGTTCCCAACCTTTCACTTCTAAACATTCAATTTgcccttttctttatttgtcctttcttttccctttctaGATTGCTTTAAAgttgttgtttcttttaaacGCATTCCGTCGATTTCTCGTTAGCCACCTTTGTTGAAGCCTTTAATAATCGATCTACTATTAAGTAGTTCATTCATTGTGATATATTTTCGTGTCGTGGTCGATTTAGACCTGATCTAGTAGTAATGagtttaggctgttacaaatggtatcagagccagttaCCGAACGGTGTGGGACACTAGTCAGAGTAGAGCTAGACTCTATTTCCCTTTGGGGCACTAACATTCGTTATAAGCGTGTCGACTATTGCTCGTGTACTATAGAAGTTAAGAAACGGCTTTTCAAAAGTTCCAAACTTTCAATTAATAGTCCATCCCATCGAAATTGTTGAAACTTTGGTGGCTAAAATCCACTCGACATTCTTAATCTGTGAATCCTAATATATGGCttgaattacaaaataaagttatgAACAGGTTTTTCGTATTACTCTCTTAAAGAATtcatgattattattattattgttattattatttttttttatttttttatttttttaagctttcCTTACCGGTGCTTGCATtaaacacatttaaaaaaaaaaaaaaaaaattgacaaaaaaagtCTTATGTGCCATGAAAGGGCGGGATGGAGCGAGGGTAGTGTGGTGTGGAGCCCATTTAGGCAGCCCAATGACCGCGCTGGCCCCGCCTTCGTCCGGTAGAGCTGCATGCGCCTCTGACTTTTCAATACTTTAATTTTGGTCCTACCGCTCTGATtctatgttagacgaacacgactctctacaatggtatgatattgtccactttgaacataagttctcgtggctttgctttggactttcccaaaaggcatcataccaatggagagagtattctttgattataaactcaatCATTTCCTAAATGAGCCGATgtaggactttcatcatctaatCGAAGTCATGGATATAAACATGCCAATTAGACTTTTTTCGAAGTCATGTGCATGtagaaaataacttttaatttttttttaacttgttCATGTAGTACAAAAATTTGTTCATACATATGGATATATCTACTCGAATATCTAGTTCGTTCATGTATATAAGTATCTCGGACTTAGAAATCAAATTTGTTCATGCATATGAGTATCTTGGACTCGAAGATCAAGTTCGTTCATGCGTATGGGTATCTCGAACTCGAAGATCTAAGTaattaacctaatttttaGTCCTAACAAATGAAACCCATTGGTATTAATGATTCAACGTCGACATCTActactttatttttgttcattctttTCAGAAATGTCCAGTCCCAAACAACCGAATCTTTGCTTGGAATACCCACTTGgaatggacaatatttaaacaaaaaagaaccaaCCACTTCAAGTTTTGATAttatccaaaacaaaaaccttTTTTCTGAAGGATCGTACCGAACGTTCTTAACTATTCTGAGTTCGGAAACCTCTTTtcagtagacacgttttaaaactgtgaggttgatagcgatatgtaacgggttaaaacggacaatatctgctaacgtcGAGTTTGGACTGTtccaaatggtattagagtttgATATCATGCGATGTGcaagcgaggacgttgagtatgatgtcccacattgattggggaggagaacaaaccaccatttataagggtgtggaaaccttcccctaacaaacgcgttttaaagctttgaggggaagcccgaaagagaaagcccaaagaggacaatatctgttagcggatCTGGGTCCTTAcattgggcctccaagggagTAGATAATTAAGTGatggttgaagagaggaacaaagaTTCCCTGATAGATGCGtgatagatgcgttttaaaaccgtgagttACGTGAACTAATATCTGCTTCCTTTTGTTGCTTCGTCTTCTATAAACTTTGATTCTTCCTCACTGGTAGACAATTTGGTCTTTTAATTCACGTGTTTTTCAAATCGTGTTTCTTCCACTATCAATAACAAAAACGACTCTCTTTCTAGGTCGGTTTCTTAAATGAATTTGTTttcaccaaaaaagaaagaaaaaaaaaaaaaaaaaaaccccatcTTCAAGCTTCTCTCATTTTACTTCCCTtcatatacatacacataGTAACTTACTTTCTTAGGTTTCATAGCAAAGGTAGAGCTTGGGTAGGTGAAAGGTCAAAAGGGTCATTTAACAAAGCTTTTAATAacagaaattaattaatatacaaaACAGAACAGTAAATGtctgttctttttctctcctttttggTTCCCACTTGTTTGATTGcctataaatgaaaatttggggTATGAATTGTGTATGTGTGTAGCACAGGACAGCACCATAAGAGGCTCACAATTAGAAGACAGACAACCATGGCTGTCGAACAAGGCCTTGCCGATGACTACACACAGGATGGGACTGTGGATCTCAAGGGCAACCCTGTTCGTCGCTCCCAGAGGGGTGGCTGGCGAGCTTGCTCCTTCGTCGTTGGTACTTCTCTCCTTTCTTCAAACGTTTCTCTCCATTCTCCGTTTCGTGTTAGAACTTAGGTGCCGATGTAGAAATTTACGCTACCAATCTTGAAGTATGATACTGTTCATTATGTTTTAGCTCGATGATATTGGTTAAATTAGATCGTCATACAGTTATATAGCGTGAATTTGAACTCGGGTTTCGAttaaaatctctccctaacaaacgtgtttggagaaaaataccaaaaaaaacaacGGCATGCGGTGGATTTAGGTTATTacacctatttttttttttttttttttttttttttttttttttttttttttttttttNCTTTCATGAATTATGTAGCTAAACAAACACTAGAGGCTTTAGTTCAGCACGTCACATGACAAACCTAGCTTAGTCTAAAAGTCGGGCTAAACTCGAAATGCTTTTTGGAGTTAGATAGGGCACATGGTAGTAGTGTAAACATATTCTCATAGTGCTGTaaatttttcgttttttagtattttaagttCGATTTTTAAGAAACAGAAACATGGGTTTTGTTACACAGTATATGAAGTATTCGAAAGGATGGCGTTTTACGGGATATCTTCGaatttattgatatatttgaCGACTAGACTCGGCCAAGGCACTGTTACAGCATCCAACAATGTCACAAATTGGGTTGGGGCTGTTTGGATGACTCCTATCTTGGGTGCTTATGTTGCTGATGCCTATCTCGGTCGCTTCTGGACCTTCATCATCGCCTCAATTATCTACTTATCAGTAAGTCATCTCTTCCccgttattttctttctaaaatattagaaCCAACGAACGAGAGCTAATGGAATGACTCGATTCATCTC is a window encoding:
- the LOC111778470 gene encoding splicing factor U2af large subunit A, yielding MSTYSCSKQYSRTSAKQSLYNSNDESAARTRPFSFEDIMLRRKNKESAANDGGDTGSHSRRESIDKHITANRESERHFRHSRGSSLDVQNLPLEESARISSRRKKEETLLKDNMVIRSDRNNYGSGLTLIGKLKHDTNGKDKRQKYGQENLGWGKNDERSRIDIENETGKRHSRDAAGKDRREDRGKGKSERESKRKYQHGDDDRNRDRHISKKHDHGKHHDLESKERKEAKILLSSHHEDSRLKKRRKRSLDHQSKHKKSGSLSPRPPKSSTKLARQKELPLDSHVKKSGRWHSDSDRIGDFTNSSSSQYRRHSGSTRSGLGGYSPRKRRTESAVKTPPVRSPEKKNEGLDLLPAEKVGLFSGSVTSNFQPSNPTVSSGISNDPSGGALFSLAMGKSLSGVSSNNLATKTNASVDSIQLTQATRPMRRLYIENLPHSPSEKAIIDCLNGFLTSSGVNHIEGTQPCISCIIHKDRGQALVEFLTPEDASAALSFDGSDFSGSILRIRRPKDYVELVTGDLEKSVAVVNKISDVVEDSPNKIIVAGISNRISSEMLKNIVAAFGPLKAYHFEINNDLNEPCAFLEYVDQSVMPKACAGLNGMKIGGQVLKVFPAVPIASLERNGCQPCYGIPEHVKPLLQQPTVVLKVNVFNADVLPLLSESDINEVLEDIRFECARFGTVKSMNVAKPCTSCVSAEEEYKSICDVTDVEIKHEIQEISTIVISRNDNDHDDNCPDATYQEQGNYPHNGRHKNEVVEDKLCHMGIKDATCFEDIVCKSASETIPRGCCDKQSSPGNELHDVKVAKIIETGSDEKPVLLGDSTTVVADDEKKVLHGMDPMVRTDSDTSENREKKERNNNLESSFAVGSVFVEFGRLEASCMAAHSLHGRIYDGQEISVEYIPHDLYHKRFSK